Proteins encoded together in one Sceloporus undulatus isolate JIND9_A2432 ecotype Alabama chromosome 4, SceUnd_v1.1, whole genome shotgun sequence window:
- the LOC121929770 gene encoding uncharacterized protein LOC121929770 isoform X1 has protein sequence MEDECYPSSASDRLLEQQRACSEEEDISQTFGMEKIRSLLPLIFRIQKTGPWMMTSVERRMARLMEPQGACAKLSRKEGSASSLQDVLPAEHFSSRRSCRHIGPRAFGTCLGPLFRITCKEHALFFLLGKENDPTAPAGPKDYLLLKGKICTVSLNTWPRDATRRLLQVPLRKASPRIIYPGKEDGSPAMLQSQLAMSFPLLVAVVVSSGWPSENLRKQLPGAVAKALLVLVHSRRHFRLAMSRHYASATSRWRRPCGQAPPFCTDSVHIRIEGHQEVTPLSNPSTPFPNPNTHYRRVCNAPVIINF, from the exons ATGGAGGATGAGTGTTACCCCTCTTCTGCTTCAGACAG ACTTCTGGAGCAACAGAGGGCCTGCAGTGAGGAGGAGGACATTTCCCAGACGTTTGGCATGGAGAAGATTCGCTCTTTGTTG CCACTGATTTTCAGGATACAGAAGACTGGACCATGGATGATGACATCTGTAGAGAGGAGAATGGCCAG acttatggagcCACAAGGGGCCTGCGCTAAGTTAAGCCG aAAAGAAGGTTCTGCATCATCTTTGCAAGACGTTCTGCCAGCTGAACACTTCAGTAGCCGAAGAAGTTGCAGACACATTGGCCCAAGGGCATTTGGAACTTGTCTTGGACCATTATTTAGAATCACCTGTAAGGAGCATGCCCTGTTCTTCCTCTTGGGCAAG GAAAATGATCCCACTGCTCCTGCAGGACCGAAAGACTATTTACTCCTGAAAGGGAAGATATGTACTGTAAGCCTTAACACCTGGCCAAGGGATGCCACCAGAAGACTCCTGCAGGTCCCTCTTAGGAAGGCTTCTCCAAGGATCATTTACCCGGGCAAAGAGGATGGCAGCCCAGCAATGCTCCAGTCTCAGTTGGCAATGTCCTTTCCCCTactagtagcagtagtagtatcATCAGGCTGGCCTTCAGAGAACCTCAGGAAGCAGCTCCCTGGTGCTGTGGCCAAGGCCCTTCTGGTGctggtgcactcgcggcgtcacttccggctTGCGATGTCCAGACACTATGCGTCtgcgacatcaagatggcggcgcccatgtggacaggcaccgccattttgtacggactcagtccatattaggattgaggggcatcaggaagtgacgcccctttctaaccctagcacgccctttcctaaccctaacacacactataggcgcgtctgtaacgcgcctgtaattattaatttctaa
- the LOC121929770 gene encoding uncharacterized protein LOC121929770 isoform X2, whose product MAFSCPHSRLLEQQRACSEEEDISQTFGMEKIRSLLPLIFRIQKTGPWMMTSVERRMARLMEPQGACAKLSRKEGSASSLQDVLPAEHFSSRRSCRHIGPRAFGTCLGPLFRITCKEHALFFLLGKENDPTAPAGPKDYLLLKGKICTVSLNTWPRDATRRLLQVPLRKASPRIIYPGKEDGSPAMLQSQLAMSFPLLVAVVVSSGWPSENLRKQLPGAVAKALLVLVHSRRHFRLAMSRHYASATSRWRRPCGQAPPFCTDSVHIRIEGHQEVTPLSNPSTPFPNPNTHYRRVCNAPVIINF is encoded by the exons atGGCCTTTTCCTGCCCTCATTCCAGACTTCTGGAGCAACAGAGGGCCTGCAGTGAGGAGGAGGACATTTCCCAGACGTTTGGCATGGAGAAGATTCGCTCTTTGTTG CCACTGATTTTCAGGATACAGAAGACTGGACCATGGATGATGACATCTGTAGAGAGGAGAATGGCCAG acttatggagcCACAAGGGGCCTGCGCTAAGTTAAGCCG aAAAGAAGGTTCTGCATCATCTTTGCAAGACGTTCTGCCAGCTGAACACTTCAGTAGCCGAAGAAGTTGCAGACACATTGGCCCAAGGGCATTTGGAACTTGTCTTGGACCATTATTTAGAATCACCTGTAAGGAGCATGCCCTGTTCTTCCTCTTGGGCAAG GAAAATGATCCCACTGCTCCTGCAGGACCGAAAGACTATTTACTCCTGAAAGGGAAGATATGTACTGTAAGCCTTAACACCTGGCCAAGGGATGCCACCAGAAGACTCCTGCAGGTCCCTCTTAGGAAGGCTTCTCCAAGGATCATTTACCCGGGCAAAGAGGATGGCAGCCCAGCAATGCTCCAGTCTCAGTTGGCAATGTCCTTTCCCCTactagtagcagtagtagtatcATCAGGCTGGCCTTCAGAGAACCTCAGGAAGCAGCTCCCTGGTGCTGTGGCCAAGGCCCTTCTGGTGctggtgcactcgcggcgtcacttccggctTGCGATGTCCAGACACTATGCGTCtgcgacatcaagatggcggcgcccatgtggacaggcaccgccattttgtacggactcagtccatattaggattgaggggcatcaggaagtgacgcccctttctaaccctagcacgccctttcctaaccctaacacacactataggcgcgtctgtaacgcgcctgtaattattaatttctaa